The proteins below come from a single Halobacillus salinarum genomic window:
- a CDS encoding GNAT family N-acetyltransferase, with the protein MKFTTERLKIRPFKSTDIEDVFNIYNNSETCRYLLHDKWTLENMQELFDKKLENCSLTKESSLSLAVVESTSVIGDLSVWFTGTKDTVEIGYSFSAQISGKGYATEAVNQLVKNLFEEVKVHRIQATLDARNLASQKLCERIGMRKEAHFKQDYWSKGEWTDSIVYGMLVDDLWANL; encoded by the coding sequence TTGAAATTCACTACTGAAAGGTTAAAAATCAGACCATTTAAGAGCACTGACATAGAAGATGTATTTAACATCTACAATAACAGTGAGACATGTAGGTATCTACTACACGATAAATGGACTCTTGAAAATATGCAGGAGTTATTTGATAAAAAATTAGAGAATTGTTCTCTAACTAAGGAATCTAGCTTAAGCCTGGCAGTAGTCGAGAGTACGAGCGTTATTGGTGATTTATCTGTATGGTTTACAGGGACTAAAGATACGGTTGAAATTGGCTATAGCTTTTCGGCTCAAATTTCAGGCAAGGGATATGCAACAGAAGCAGTTAATCAATTAGTGAAGAATTTATTTGAAGAAGTAAAGGTGCATCGGATCCAAGCTACATTGGATGCGAGGAATTTAGCCTCCCAAAAGTTGTGTGAGCGAATAGGGATGAGAAAGGAAGCGCACTTCAAACAGGATTATTGGAGTAAAGGTGAGTGGACAGACAGTATTGTATATGGAATGCTTGTTGATGATTTGTGGGCAAATCTTTAA
- a CDS encoding alpha/beta hydrolase — protein MKQNMNFKSKTNVLAAFLYLPTNFDENKKYPAITVAHPGGGVKEQAASTYAEKLSELGFVTLAYDASHQGESEGDPKYQEDPYARTEDVRASVDYLTTLNYVDVDNIGALGICAGGGYSVAAAQTERRIKALATVSMVDIGSLFREGVDRIVPVEQQIELLEQVSNQRTEEAQGGEVSFTTYVPDEIDDSMPIRSTMAEGHEYYVTDRGRHENAPNRFTLNSFSEIATFSAFSHINQLLTHPFLSIAGSDADTRYFSEEAVEQAASKNKELFIIDGATHVGLYDIPEYVEPAVEKLHSFFSKYIK, from the coding sequence ATGAAACAAAATATGAATTTTAAAAGTAAGACAAATGTATTAGCAGCTTTTTTATATTTACCAACAAATTTTGATGAAAATAAAAAATATCCTGCGATCACCGTAGCGCACCCAGGGGGCGGAGTAAAAGAACAGGCAGCTAGTACGTATGCTGAAAAACTATCAGAGTTAGGATTTGTGACGTTAGCCTATGACGCTTCCCACCAAGGAGAAAGTGAAGGAGATCCAAAATACCAAGAGGATCCCTACGCACGTACAGAGGACGTAAGAGCTTCTGTTGATTATTTAACAACACTTAATTATGTGGATGTTGATAATATTGGGGCATTAGGCATTTGCGCCGGAGGTGGTTACAGTGTAGCAGCTGCCCAAACAGAAAGAAGAATAAAAGCATTAGCAACGGTCAGCATGGTAGATATCGGTTCCTTATTTAGAGAAGGCGTTGATCGAATCGTTCCGGTTGAACAGCAAATTGAACTTCTAGAACAAGTGTCCAACCAGCGTACAGAAGAAGCGCAAGGAGGAGAGGTTTCTTTTACAACTTATGTTCCAGATGAAATCGACGATTCCATGCCAATTAGAAGTACAATGGCTGAAGGCCATGAGTACTATGTAACTGATCGCGGCAGACACGAGAATGCACCGAATCGCTTTACCTTAAACAGCTTTAGCGAAATCGCCACATTCTCAGCTTTTTCTCATATTAATCAACTGTTAACTCATCCGTTTTTATCCATTGCTGGAAGCGATGCGGACACCCGTTATTTCAGTGAAGAAGCGGTTGAGCAAGCTGCAAGTAAGAACAAAGAACTGTTCATTATTGATGGCGCGACCCATGTAGGACTTTACGATATTCCTGAGTATGTTGAACCTGCCGTTGAGAAGCTTCATAGCTTTTTCTCTAAGTATATAAAATAA
- a CDS encoding TetR/AcrR family transcriptional regulator C-terminal domain-containing protein, whose protein sequence is MSTIDRRKLKSQKAIQSAFLAMVIDIGFDEITVKDVAEKADLGRKTFYLHYVDKYDLLDHIVDGHLEELTKICKYKETVDFFEGSVIWFEYFEEHRAFFAALFKSHSTLSFRRKLLDFVINDLKKKLDPDSPLNEQIDQDMILKFLGMAVVGVMESYVLEELAGDTKTVAMQVGQLVKRNL, encoded by the coding sequence ATGAGTACAATAGATCGCCGAAAACTGAAATCGCAAAAGGCTATTCAGTCCGCATTTTTAGCAATGGTCATCGACATAGGATTTGACGAGATCACCGTAAAAGATGTTGCAGAAAAGGCTGATCTTGGTAGAAAAACATTCTATTTACACTACGTAGACAAATATGATCTATTAGACCATATTGTCGATGGTCACTTGGAGGAACTGACGAAGATATGTAAGTACAAGGAAACGGTAGATTTCTTTGAAGGTTCTGTTATATGGTTTGAATATTTCGAGGAACATCGAGCTTTCTTTGCCGCCCTTTTTAAAAGCCATAGTACCTTGTCTTTTAGGCGAAAATTATTAGATTTTGTCATCAATGATTTAAAGAAAAAACTAGATCCTGATTCTCCTTTGAACGAACAAATAGATCAGGATATGATTTTGAAATTTTTAGGCATGGCTGTGGTAGGAGTAATGGAATCATATGTTTTAGAGGAACTAGCAGGGGACACGAAAACAGTAGCCATGCAAGTCGGTCAATTAGTAAAGCGAAATCTTTAG
- a CDS encoding DinB family protein, with protein sequence MYVTIADFIREWNKEMALTQKVLEGLTDDSLKQRVYPEGRTLGRIAWHFTTNIPEYLAHFGLNINGVENVNSVPNSAKEIAETFKRISSYASQVIEQQWTDDSLKEVQNAFGREESNAQILMGLIKHIIHHRGQVTILIRQAGIKPFGVYGPPKEDWIHLGVENPPL encoded by the coding sequence ATGTATGTAACAATTGCAGATTTTATTAGAGAATGGAACAAAGAAATGGCTCTCACTCAAAAAGTTTTGGAGGGATTGACAGATGATTCTTTAAAACAAAGAGTTTATCCTGAAGGTCGCACTTTAGGAAGGATCGCTTGGCATTTTACGACTAATATTCCTGAATATTTAGCTCATTTTGGGTTGAATATCAATGGAGTAGAAAATGTTAATAGCGTTCCAAACTCAGCGAAAGAGATTGCTGAAACCTTTAAAAGAATAAGTTCTTACGCTTCTCAAGTGATTGAGCAACAATGGACAGATGATTCTCTGAAGGAAGTGCAAAATGCATTTGGAAGGGAAGAATCAAATGCTCAAATTTTAATGGGATTAATCAAACACATTATTCACCATCGTGGACAAGTTACCATTCTGATACGTCAGGCAGGAATCAAACCTTTTGGAGTTTATGGACCACCTAAAGAAGATTGGATTCATTTAGGTGTGGAAAATCCACCACTTTAA
- a CDS encoding DUF3953 domain-containing protein: MKILRIILTTIVVALPSYGLISGKTGIIMPYVLLLIGGLLLVTGLTEFQKRKPMAFPSLLAAVFSFFVGIYTL; encoded by the coding sequence GTGAAAATACTTAGAATAATTTTGACGACTATTGTAGTTGCTCTACCTAGTTATGGTTTGATATCTGGAAAAACTGGAATAATAATGCCTTATGTTTTGCTATTAATAGGCGGATTGCTTCTTGTGACGGGGCTTACTGAATTTCAAAAACGAAAACCAATGGCTTTCCCATCACTCCTTGCAGCTGTATTTAGTTTTTTCGTTGGTATTTATACTTTGTAA
- a CDS encoding histidine phosphatase family protein, translating to MEIVFIRHGQGEHTLNVPKGLHTSDPLLTEEGMNQATVLKEKLSLTEKDVIVASPTQRTLHTASILGQEVQLGKLVSPLVGPRMFPQLPEGKTLPCDEILSKEEIVDRFPDFDIHESLHDDLWKFGINTMPTKKFKVLAEELLEVCEKININNKIHIVSHDGTITSLREVITGRTLTREDFPKETGWLSVNC from the coding sequence ATGGAAATAGTATTTATCAGGCATGGACAAGGAGAACATACATTAAATGTGCCCAAAGGCTTACATACTTCTGACCCGTTATTAACAGAAGAAGGAATGAACCAAGCAACAGTTCTAAAAGAGAAACTTTCACTGACAGAAAAAGATGTAATTGTAGCTAGTCCTACACAAAGAACATTGCATACAGCTTCTATTTTAGGTCAAGAAGTACAATTGGGGAAATTGGTCAGTCCATTAGTTGGACCAAGAATGTTTCCACAACTTCCTGAAGGAAAGACTTTACCGTGTGATGAAATATTGTCAAAAGAAGAAATTGTAGATAGATTTCCTGATTTTGATATACATGAAAGCCTGCACGACGACTTATGGAAATTTGGAATTAATACTATGCCAACGAAAAAGTTCAAGGTACTGGCAGAAGAATTACTTGAAGTATGTGAGAAGATTAACATAAACAACAAAATACATATCGTTTCCCATGATGGCACAATAACTTCTCTTAGAGAGGTTATTACGGGTAGAACATTAACCAGAGAGGATTTTCCTAAAGAAACAGGATGGTTAAGTGTAAATTGTTAG
- a CDS encoding alpha/beta hydrolase → MAMKKQDVTFNANGFQLAGVLRIPENTSGKKPAIVSVHPISSCKEQTSGIYAERLSNLGYITLTFDASYQGESEGEPRYVEAAYARVEDIRSAIDFLMTRDEVDENRIGVLGICGGGGYSVTATMTDRRVKALGTVAGVNIGRMDREGDGSPDAAIRTLEKVSEQRTSEARGADAFITNYIPNTPEERDEVGIKTLDISEAVDYYRTSRGYHPNSQNKRKFTSIDKTMAYDAFHLADQLLTQPLQIIVGAKPGEFGSYRDGFELYNKAASEKKNLYVMENVSHYDLYDLPKAVDPAMGKLEAFYKENL, encoded by the coding sequence ATGGCAATGAAAAAACAAGATGTAACGTTTAATGCAAATGGTTTCCAATTAGCAGGCGTTTTACGCATACCTGAAAATACTTCAGGCAAAAAACCTGCAATCGTTTCTGTTCACCCAATAAGCAGTTGTAAAGAGCAGACCTCAGGGATTTATGCGGAAAGGTTATCGAATCTAGGATATATCACGCTCACCTTTGATGCCTCTTATCAAGGGGAAAGCGAAGGAGAACCTCGTTATGTTGAAGCTGCTTATGCACGTGTAGAAGATATCCGGTCGGCCATAGATTTTTTAATGACACGAGACGAGGTTGATGAAAACCGGATTGGTGTCCTGGGGATTTGCGGAGGCGGAGGTTATTCGGTAACGGCTACAATGACAGATCGACGAGTTAAAGCCCTCGGGACGGTGGCAGGTGTGAACATCGGCCGCATGGATCGTGAAGGGGACGGATCACCAGATGCAGCCATTAGAACGTTAGAAAAAGTGAGTGAGCAAAGAACGTCTGAAGCGCGTGGGGCTGATGCCTTCATTACGAACTATATTCCGAATACGCCTGAAGAAAGAGATGAGGTTGGCATCAAAACCCTAGACATCTCAGAAGCTGTAGATTACTACAGAACTTCAAGAGGATATCACCCGAATTCACAAAACAAGCGAAAATTTACTAGTATTGATAAAACGATGGCTTATGATGCCTTTCATCTAGCCGATCAATTGCTGACACAACCTTTACAAATCATTGTTGGTGCAAAGCCAGGTGAGTTTGGTTCCTATCGAGATGGGTTTGAGCTTTATAATAAGGCGGCTTCTGAAAAGAAAAATTTATATGTGATGGAAAATGTAAGTCACTATGATCTCTATGACTTACCGAAAGCTGTCGATCCAGCTATGGGAAAATTGGAAGCTTTTTATAAAGAAAACCTGTAA
- a CDS encoding SDR family oxidoreductase, whose protein sequence is MNVLILGANGQIARYAIDLFLKDTNANLTLYLRNAERLSEYQSDHVKVMDGDVLDDQKLKQAMTGIDVVYANLSGDMEGQAKSIIKAMKETNVTRLIFITTLGIYDEVPGEFGEWNNQTIGPYLEPYRIAADLIEDSGLNYTIIRPAWLTHNDEIDFEITDKSEPFKGTEVSRKSVASLVVDIAENPELHSRQNIGVNKPNTEGPKPAFY, encoded by the coding sequence ATGAATGTTTTAATTCTAGGAGCGAATGGACAAATTGCACGCTATGCGATCGATTTATTTCTTAAAGATACGAATGCAAATTTAACCTTATATCTCCGTAACGCCGAGAGACTAAGCGAATATCAATCGGATCATGTTAAAGTTATGGACGGGGATGTGCTGGATGATCAGAAGTTAAAACAAGCCATGACAGGAATAGATGTCGTATATGCCAATCTATCTGGAGATATGGAAGGACAAGCTAAAAGCATTATTAAAGCAATGAAGGAAACCAATGTGACACGCCTCATCTTTATTACAACCTTAGGTATCTATGATGAAGTGCCTGGAGAGTTTGGGGAGTGGAACAACCAAACCATTGGTCCATATTTAGAGCCTTACCGGATTGCAGCTGATCTGATTGAGGATTCCGGATTGAATTATACGATCATCAGACCAGCTTGGTTAACGCATAATGATGAAATTGATTTTGAGATCACAGATAAAAGTGAACCTTTTAAAGGAACTGAAGTTTCAAGAAAAAGTGTAGCTTCTTTAGTAGTAGATATTGCAGAAAATCCTGAACTTCATTCGAGACAAAATATTGGTGTAAACAAACCTAACACAGAGGGGCCGAAGCCTGCCTTTTATTAA